A single region of the Stutzerimonas stutzeri genome encodes:
- a CDS encoding GNAT family N-acetyltransferase yields MSLNIRPATRDDAALILRFITDLAIYEKAEHEVKTDVAGIENSLFADGSTAHGLICERDGEPIGYAVYFFNYSTWLGKHGLYLEDLYVTPQQRGIGAGKALLRHLAQLAVARGCGRFEWSVLDWNQPAIDFYESIGARPQHEWIGYRLTGDALTAFAAG; encoded by the coding sequence ATGTCCCTGAACATCCGTCCCGCCACCCGCGACGACGCCGCGCTGATCCTGCGCTTCATCACTGATCTGGCGATCTACGAAAAGGCCGAGCACGAGGTAAAAACCGACGTTGCCGGCATCGAGAACAGCCTGTTCGCAGACGGCAGCACGGCCCATGGCCTGATCTGCGAGCGTGACGGCGAGCCCATCGGCTACGCCGTGTATTTCTTCAACTACTCGACCTGGCTGGGCAAGCACGGCCTCTATCTGGAAGACCTCTACGTCACGCCGCAGCAGCGTGGCATCGGCGCCGGCAAGGCACTGTTGCGGCATCTGGCGCAACTGGCAGTGGCACGCGGCTGCGGGCGCTTCGAATGGTCGGTGCTGGACTGGAACCAGCCAGCCATCGACTTCTATGAGTCGATAGGCGCCAGACCACAGCACGAGTGGATCGGCTACCGCTTGACCGGCGACGCCCTGACGGCGTTCGCAGCGGGCTGA
- a CDS encoding NnrS family protein, whose product MAVRKSVETERPRAPRLPFANAWFFPAAALYATLILPLSVLTLLGLIPALPGLAAPAGHAHEMLFGFALAVVAGYLLGPQPPRRTLCLLGCWALARASYLFWPDSWLALASATAFAAGLAWTVLPRFLGAAKKWRNQMVAPVVAGLSLVSVIASSGIGRHVDQLMLAEALLLLATLMFFMGGRIIAPAIAGYAQGRGWRLDARVQPAVEGAGLVLLGLALLLNLLPWPLTRQLTGAVLVATAVLTTIRLLRWQPWRCTRPDLLALLLGYAWLAIGLLLLGLGVLLPGLPASATLHALTVGALGSLTFAVMARTQLVYRFRDAAAQPWIQAVAPLISLAALTRVLPALLGQPRPAWLLVAAGCWSLAFLALAVLLWRCRGAHANSPRGGTHR is encoded by the coding sequence ATGGCTGTCCGGAAATCGGTCGAAACAGAGCGGCCACGCGCGCCCCGCCTGCCCTTTGCCAATGCCTGGTTCTTTCCGGCGGCCGCGCTTTATGCGACGCTGATCCTGCCGCTCTCGGTGTTGACGCTGCTCGGCCTGATACCCGCGCTGCCCGGCCTGGCCGCGCCTGCTGGTCATGCGCACGAAATGCTCTTCGGCTTCGCTCTGGCGGTAGTTGCCGGTTACCTGCTCGGGCCGCAGCCGCCGCGACGCACCCTCTGCCTGCTCGGCTGCTGGGCACTGGCACGCGCAAGCTATCTGTTCTGGCCGGACTCCTGGCTGGCGCTGGCGAGTGCCACCGCCTTTGCCGCGGGTCTTGCCTGGACGGTGCTGCCGCGCTTTCTCGGCGCCGCGAAGAAATGGCGCAATCAAATGGTCGCTCCGGTGGTCGCCGGACTGAGCCTGGTCAGCGTCATCGCCAGCAGCGGTATCGGGCGCCACGTCGACCAGTTGATGCTCGCCGAGGCGCTGTTGCTGCTCGCCACGCTGATGTTCTTCATGGGTGGACGGATCATCGCGCCGGCCATCGCCGGGTACGCGCAAGGCCGGGGCTGGCGGCTCGATGCGCGGGTGCAGCCGGCTGTCGAAGGCGCAGGACTGGTGCTGCTGGGGCTCGCCTTGCTGTTGAACCTGCTGCCCTGGCCACTCACCCGGCAGCTGACCGGGGCCGTGCTGGTCGCGACGGCCGTACTCACGACCATACGCCTGCTGCGCTGGCAGCCCTGGCGCTGCACTCGCCCGGATCTGCTGGCATTGCTGCTCGGCTACGCCTGGCTCGCCATCGGTCTGCTGCTACTCGGCCTCGGCGTGCTGCTGCCGGGCTTGCCGGCGAGCGCAACGCTGCATGCGCTGACCGTCGGCGCGCTGGGCAGCCTGACCTTCGCGGTCATGGCTCGCACGCAGCTGGTCTACCGATTTCGCGACGCAGCCGCTCAGCCCTGGATACAAGCCGTGGCGCCGCTGATCAGCCTGGCGGCCCTGACGCGTGTGCTGCCCGCCCTGCTGGGCCAGCCGCGACCGGCCTGGCTGCTGGTCGCCGCTGGCTGCTGGTCGCTGGCCTTCCTGGCGCTGGCTGTGCTGCTCTGGCGCTGCCGGGGTGCACACGCGAACAGCCCGCGCGGCGGCACCCACCGCTAG